A genomic region of Drosophila kikkawai strain 14028-0561.14 chromosome X, DkikHiC1v2, whole genome shotgun sequence contains the following coding sequences:
- the nullo gene encoding protein nullo, with product MGSNHSAEKVKSGEDTTTPAPPGICCPLPSFLAKIQRMLLRKLNISARKQKRLRRLNHSQSRHLLRPMPRCSSFGSCGNLLTPSITKRSGADKQYAQWKCSFEHLAAKQQAGKQRLHDISEAFAGQTTPRGFPSHTDTKRCGQPTLTVEDQLALPGMKVRRRLSLRSSSSNSHTLGRRPSARQKAAQARMEAQFQRDLCDLEEYYGGFHFAQHSERLARF from the coding sequence atgggctCAAATCATTCAGCGGAGAAGGTAAAGTCCGGCGAGGACACCACAACTCCTGCCCCACCTGGCATTTGCTGTCCTTTACCCAGCTTTCTGGCCAAAATCCAGCGGATGCTTCTCCGCAAGCTGAACATCTCGGCCAGGAAACAGAAGCGCCTGAGACGACTCAACCATTCGCAGTCCCGCCATCTTCTAAGGCCCATGCCTCGCTGCTCCTCCTTTGGCTCCTGCGGCAACCTGCTGACCCCCAGCATTACCAAGAGATCGGGAGCTGACAAGCAGTATGCCCAGTGGAAGTGTAGCTTCGAGCATTTGGCTGCCAAACAGCAGGCGGGCAAGCAACGGTTACATGATATCAGCGAGGCCTTTGCTGGCCAGACCACGCCCAGGGGATTCCCCTCGCACACGGACACCAAGCGATGCGGGCAGCCCACGCTGACGGTGGAGGATCAACTGGCTCTGCCAGGCATGAAGGTACGCCGCCGCCTGAGCttgaggagcagcagcagcaacagtcaCACCCTCGGGCGGCGTCCCTCCGCCCGCCAGAAGGCGGCCCAAGCTCGAATGGAGGCACAGTTCCAGCGGGATTTGTGCGATTTGGAGGAGTACTACGGTGGCTTTCACTTTGCCCAGCACAGCGAGCGATTAGCTaggttttaa
- the LOC108074953 gene encoding uncharacterized protein translates to MGCCASSLKLKELSLGNSIYVASSGSRSLKRLYSSRNSSGLGSNSSSGSSSRSIWSRSKTSQQPICDDFAEQPDQLERSCGYYTCSSADSSPRKQPLITQDMERSGSSSGSSNSPSLVGNLQWEMHMMQRAQRIMPKTSSPISQRRGAGELPSSSYHKWRNYLQSTPAHMLHNVTHIPEAIAGHFCPTGFPGYTDLEEMESAAKRFKVDIHMAQEEEEELELEEPLYTTSQLLAGHTHTITTDL, encoded by the coding sequence ATGGGTTGTTGTGCCAGCAGTTTGAAACTCAAGGAGTTGTCCCTGGGCAACAGCATCTATGTGGCTTCCAGTGGCAGTCGCTCTTTGAAGCGTTTGTacagcagcaggaacagcagCGGCCTGGGCAGCAACTCGTCTTCTGGTTCGAGTAGCCGCAGCATTTGGAGCCGCAGCAAGACCAGCCAGCAGCCCATTTGTGATGACTTTGCCGAGCAGCCGGATCAGTTGGAACGCTCTTGTGGCTACTACACCTGCAGCAGTGCCGATTCCTCGCCTCGAAAGCAACCTCTAATAACCCAGGATATGGAACGAAGTGGTAGCTCCAGCGGCTCCAGCAACTCTCCCTCGTTGGTGGGCAACCTCCAGTGGGAGATGCACATGATGCAGCGGGCCCAGCGTATCATGCCCAAGACCTCATCGCCCATCAGCCAAAGGAGAGGCGCTGGTGAGTTGCCCAGCTCTTCGTACCACAAGTGGCGCAACTATTTGCAATCCACCCCGGCTCACATGCTGCACAATGTGACCCACATACCGGAGGCCATAGCCGGTCACTTTTGTCCCACTGGATTTCCCGGCTACACGGATCTCGAGGAGATGGAGAGTGCGGCCAAGCGGTTCAAGGTGGACATACACATGgcacaggaggaggaggaggagttggagttggaggagCCGCTGTACACCACCTCGCAGCTGCTGGCGGGGCACACGCACACCATAACCACAGACCTGTAG